In Natranaerovirga hydrolytica, a single window of DNA contains:
- a CDS encoding ABC transporter substrate-binding protein, producing the protein MKKIMILVLVFALTLSIVGCSNGGSQDLPEQGSTNGGSGNSKDDDKIELRFSWWGGDARHQATLEVIRLFEEANPNVTVIPEYTAWSGHFERISAQLTANDEADAMQINFNWFYNFSPDGDGFYDLQELDSIDLTNWPEESFDAVTINGKVQGVPTSLGSRIYYLNKTMYDEAGVDIPETWDDLMAAGRAFRDNLGPDYYPIGNVGYDEGVAMMTFGYLAQKYGKNIFEGDQMAYTAEELADGLRFVQELIDNNVIPTFHEDSQERNHENSNWVNGRYAGVYLWNSNINVYAENIDPSTNPEVIAAPFIKLNDEQLHSGVFDKVLMAFSVSKNSEHPEVAASLINFMYTNEDAIRAHGLERGIPLNQVAVEVLENDGLLEGLQYDGHLLIQDVERYTYHPYFEDNTVRITYGDIFTEFVMSEGTMDPEVAAARIIEDFNNAVEIAMEQ; encoded by the coding sequence ATGAAAAAAATTATGATTCTTGTATTGGTTTTTGCACTAACACTGTCCATTGTAGGTTGTAGTAACGGGGGATCACAAGACCTACCTGAACAAGGCAGTACAAATGGAGGCTCTGGAAATTCAAAAGATGATGATAAGATTGAACTGAGATTTTCTTGGTGGGGTGGTGACGCTAGACATCAAGCTACTTTAGAAGTCATAAGATTATTTGAAGAAGCTAATCCAAATGTGACAGTTATACCAGAGTATACAGCTTGGAGTGGTCATTTTGAAAGAATTTCAGCACAATTAACTGCAAATGATGAGGCAGATGCAATGCAAATTAATTTCAATTGGTTTTATAATTTTTCACCAGACGGAGATGGCTTTTATGATTTACAAGAGCTAGACAGCATTGATTTAACAAACTGGCCTGAAGAAAGTTTTGATGCCGTTACCATTAATGGTAAAGTTCAAGGTGTTCCAACCAGTTTAGGTTCACGTATTTATTATCTTAATAAAACAATGTATGATGAAGCTGGAGTAGATATCCCTGAAACTTGGGATGATTTAATGGCAGCAGGTAGAGCATTTAGAGATAACTTAGGACCGGATTATTATCCAATAGGTAATGTTGGATACGATGAAGGTGTAGCAATGATGACATTTGGTTATTTGGCTCAAAAGTATGGTAAAAATATTTTTGAAGGGGATCAAATGGCATATACAGCAGAAGAATTAGCAGATGGACTTAGATTTGTTCAAGAATTAATAGATAATAACGTTATTCCAACATTCCATGAAGATTCACAAGAAAGAAACCATGAAAATTCAAACTGGGTTAACGGAAGATATGCAGGTGTTTATTTATGGAACTCAAACATCAATGTATATGCAGAAAATATAGATCCGAGTACCAATCCAGAGGTCATAGCAGCACCATTTATTAAATTGAATGATGAACAATTGCATTCAGGTGTATTTGATAAAGTACTTATGGCATTTTCTGTAAGTAAAAACTCTGAACATCCAGAAGTAGCAGCATCCTTGATTAACTTTATGTATACAAATGAAGATGCAATAAGAGCACATGGTTTAGAAAGGGGTATCCCTTTAAATCAAGTGGCTGTAGAAGTATTAGAAAATGATGGCTTACTAGAAGGTTTACAATATGATGGTCATTTACTGATTCAAGATGTAGAAAGATATACGTACCATCCTTATTTTGAAGACAACACTGTAAGAATAACATATGGTGACATATTTACAGAGTTTGTTATGTCTGAAGGAACAATGGATCCAGAAGTAGCAGCAGCCAGAATAATTGAAGATTTCAATAATGCGGTAGAAATTGCTATGGAGCAATAA